One Glycine max cultivar Williams 82 chromosome 4, Glycine_max_v4.0, whole genome shotgun sequence DNA segment encodes these proteins:
- the LOC102665074 gene encoding uncharacterized protein Cbei_0202: MFLLPSPSPSYLMKHQSHKALWFRGLPYSSGKLTRQIRCAKRTGKQRYPSEKKRLRTKQKELLSDSKEKSKFEGTWRLFKLAVPFDQHPGKDSLHVSDALLQQIATVLKFPVASLLPPEAFTIVRKSFDARKVLLDIWHVHTVDMDVQKLISLEPRCWDFISRLEPKVGLVERVHDERDFGDLASIIHDCKENKEVALKGGNGHSIFSTELCKNQATRKPKIAVVGSGPSGLFAALVLAELGADITLIERGQPVEKRGRDIGALVVRRILDLESNFCFGEGSAGTWSDGKLVTRIGRNSGSVLAVMRTLVHFGAPKQILIDGKPHLGTDRLVPLLRNVRQHLQDLGVTIKFGTKVDDLVIKDRHVLGVMVSESADKLHLTSQKMEYDAVILAVGHSARYIYEVLLAHNVELIPKDFTYAELASEVCHGRGKIPVADYKVANYIDKEDFNDVSDSGVTNRSCYSFCMCPGGQVVLTSTSPSEICINGMSFSRRASKWANAALVVTVTTKDFEALNYYGPLAGVKFQRVFEQRAAMMGGGNFIVPVQTVTDFLENKLSVTSVPPSSYRLGVKAANLHQLFPIHVTEALKHSLVTFDKELPGFICNDALLHGVETRTSSPIQIPRNGDSYECTSVKGLYPVGEGAGYAGGIISAAVDGMHAGFAVAKKFSLFHGDVESVLGKAQNVGVVKY; the protein is encoded by the exons ATGTTTCTTCTTCCCTCCCCTTCGCCCTCCTACTTAATGAAGCACCAGAGTCACAAGGCTCTCTGGTTTCGAGGACTCCCTTATAGTAGTGGCAAGCTAACACGGCAAATCCGGTGTGCGAAGAGAACCGGAAAACAGAGGTACCCGTCGGAGAAGAAGAGGCTGAGGACAAAGCAGAAAGAGCTCTTATCAGATTCCAAGGAGAAGAGCAAGTTTGAGGGCACATGGAGGCTCTTCAAGCTCGCCGTTCCATTCGATCAACACCCTGGCAAAGATTCTCTCCATGTCTCCGATGCCCTTCTACAACAAATCGCCACAGTTCTCAAGTTCCCG GTTGCTTCGCTGTTGCCACCGGAGGCTTTCACCATCGTTAGGAAGTCCTTTGATGCTAGGAAGGTATTGTTAGATATTTGGCATG TGCATACTGTGGACATGGATGTCCAAAAACTCATCAGTCTGGAGCCTCGTTGTTGGGACTTTATTTCTCGGCTGGAGCCTAAAGTTGGCCTTGTGGAACGTGTGCATGATGAAAGAGATTTTGGTGATCTGGCGAGTATCATTCACGActgtaaagaaaataaagaagttgCATTGAAAGGGGGAAATGGACATAGCATTTTCTCAACAGAGTTGTGCAAGAACCAGGCTACGAGAAAACCAAAAATTGCAGTAGTGGGAAGTGGGCCCTCTGGCCTATTTGCTGCTCTTGTTCTTGCAGAGCTTGGTGCAGATATTACTCTGATAGAAAGAGGTCAACCAGTAGAAAAAAGGGGGCGTGATATTGGTGCTCTTGTAGTTCGTCGAATTTTAGATTTGGAAAGTAACTTCTGCTTTGGAGAGG GCAGTGCAGGTACCTGGAGTGATGGGAAGTTGGTGACCAGAATTGGACGCAACAGTGGCAGTGTCCTTGCA GTTATGAGAACTCTAGTGCATTTTGGAGCTCCAAAACAGATATTGATTGATGGAAAGCCTCACTTAGGAACAGATAGGTTGGTTCCTTTACTTCGCAACGTTAGGCAACATCTGCAAGATTTGGGT GTCACCATAAAGTTTGGGACAAAAGTAGATGATTTAGTTATAAAAGATAGACATGTTCTGGGGGTTATGGTATCTGAGTCAGCTGATAAATTACATTTAACAAGTCAGAAGATGGAATATGATGCAGTTATTCTGGCTGTTGGTCATTCTGCTCGTTATATATATGAAGTGCTTCTTGCTCACAATGTGGAATTAATACCCAAAGATTTTACT TATGCTGAATTGGCTTCCGAGGTTTGTCATGGACGTGGTAAAATTCCAGTGGCAGATTACAAAGTTGCCAATTATATTGACAAGGAGGATTTCAATGACGTATCTGATTCAGGGGTAACAAATCGTAGTTGCTACTCTTTCTGCATGTGTCCAGGTGGGCAG GTTGTTCTCACTAGTACAAGTCCATCAGAAATATGCATCAATGGCATGTCATTTTCTCGGCGAGCATCTAAGTGGGCAAATGCCGCACTTGTGGTGACAGTCACAACAAAGGATTTCGAAGCTTTGAATTATTATGGTCCTCTTGCTGGGGTCAAATTTCAG AGAGTGTTCGAACAAAGAGCTGCTATGATGGGAGGAGGAAATTTTATAGTGCCTGTCCAGACAGTTACAGATTTTCTTGAGAACAAGTTGTCAG TAACATCTGTACCCCCGTCAAGTTATCGATTGGGTGTGAAGGCAGCAAACCTCCATCAATTATTTCCCATTCATGTAACTGAAGCTTTGAAACATTCACTTGTAACATTTGACAAGGAG TTACCAGGATTTATCTGCAATGATGCTCTCCTTCATGGTGTAGag ACTAGGACTAGTTCCCCAATCCAAATTCCACGCAATGGTGACTCTTATGAATGCACTTCGGTAAAAGGACTATATCCAGTTGGTGAAGGAGCAGGCTATGCTGGAGGGATCATTAGTGCAGCAGTAGATGGAATGCATGCTGGTTTTGCTGTGGCAAAAAAATTCAGCTTGTTTCATGGAGATGTTGAGTCTGTTCTGGGCAAGGCTCAAAATGTTGGAGTTGTCAAGTACTAG